One Roseimaritima multifibrata DNA window includes the following coding sequences:
- a CDS encoding DUF1559 family PulG-like putative transporter: protein MSNQKYCVSAESFPAVGLRSFPVRRRAFTLVELLVVIAIIGVLVGLLLPAVQAAREAARRMSCGNNMKQLGLAVHMHHDTLLRFPSQRDNLKAPVPAAQQSFYRWGPLAMLTPYLEQSAIYQAIDLKQPLYLFSMGPPPGVVTHPDLASEVGTSVEAFLCPSDVHQRISSEWGATNYVANNGSGANGGLSDSGDGLFYIDSQKRFRDILDGTSHSAAFSETLISSGAADSTRGVANLSSDGELAAVWSASAPTIDDSWCLDDSQPVVFKRGEKWADGSVNDTGYHHFRSPNPDENDCYSRYAAINNSRSRHPGGVMVLMADGSVRLVGETVDRVTWQRVGSIADNQVLPPF from the coding sequence ATGTCTAACCAAAAATATTGCGTTTCTGCGGAGTCGTTTCCTGCGGTCGGTCTCCGATCGTTTCCTGTTCGGCGAAGAGCGTTTACGCTTGTTGAACTGCTGGTCGTTATCGCGATCATTGGCGTGCTTGTCGGCCTGCTGCTGCCGGCGGTCCAGGCCGCGCGTGAAGCGGCGCGGCGGATGAGCTGCGGCAACAACATGAAGCAGTTGGGGCTGGCCGTTCACATGCACCACGATACGTTGCTGCGTTTCCCTTCCCAACGAGACAACCTGAAGGCTCCGGTCCCCGCGGCGCAGCAGTCTTTCTATCGCTGGGGACCGCTGGCGATGTTGACGCCGTACCTTGAGCAATCCGCGATCTATCAAGCCATCGATTTGAAGCAACCGCTTTATCTGTTTTCGATGGGGCCGCCTCCGGGAGTGGTTACCCATCCCGATTTGGCAAGTGAAGTCGGGACGTCGGTCGAGGCTTTCCTCTGTCCCAGCGACGTCCATCAAAGGATCAGCAGCGAATGGGGGGCGACCAATTATGTCGCCAACAACGGGTCCGGTGCAAACGGCGGGCTGAGCGATTCGGGCGATGGCCTGTTTTATATCGATTCGCAAAAGCGATTTCGCGATATCCTGGATGGAACGTCGCACTCCGCAGCGTTTAGTGAAACGCTGATTTCAAGCGGTGCGGCCGATAGCACGCGCGGAGTCGCGAACTTGAGCAGCGACGGTGAACTGGCGGCTGTTTGGAGTGCTTCGGCACCGACGATCGATGACAGTTGGTGCCTGGACGATTCGCAGCCCGTTGTGTTTAAGCGTGGCGAGAAATGGGCCGACGGATCGGTCAACGATACGGGCTATCACCATTTTCGGTCGCCCAACCCCGACGAAAACGATTGTTACTCACGCTATGCTGCCATCAATAATAGTCGTAGCCGGCATCCTGGCGGAGTGATGGTCCTGATGGCTGATGGATCGGTTCGCTTGGTCGGTGAAACCGTCGACCGCGTCACCTGGCAGCGAGTCGGATCGATTGCTGATAACCAAGTCCTCCCTCCCTTCTAA
- a CDS encoding PQQ-binding-like beta-propeller repeat protein, with protein sequence MNYLLVSLLVLATGQPDQWPAFLGAGATPIPAESVPLHWSPTEQIAWQANVPGHGQSSPVIYDGKVFVTSVEGPNKETFHTLCFDLNSGEELWRRSVENSTPVPNSYYVSRAAPTPAVDQGRVMVLFESGDCVAYDHAGDLLWQRAFSKDNGPLTAEFGLGASPCQTESKLFVLLEPEVDGVLLAIDKVTGKTVWQTPRKPRKSWSSPAVLKIGESTQVVVSSDGTVDGFDAETGDLLWTFDDIGGNTATTPIDIGEGRFLVGASPGRNGEKSKFSPDSNGMLQVSLQGGKWTVQRKWAATGATPSWASPIVHQGLAYWINRAGVVYCFDVASGEKVYTERSPQSAWATPVGIGDRIYLFGKEGLVTVLAAGREFKVLAENETWNDETLPAEAPLSTEEPTEERRRAAAMFARPTLYGVAIADGKIVMRVGNALFCAEATE encoded by the coding sequence ATGAATTACCTACTTGTCTCTCTCCTGGTGCTGGCGACTGGCCAGCCCGATCAGTGGCCTGCCTTCTTGGGGGCCGGTGCGACGCCCATCCCTGCGGAGTCGGTGCCGCTGCACTGGTCACCAACCGAGCAGATCGCTTGGCAGGCAAATGTTCCCGGCCACGGGCAATCGAGTCCCGTCATCTATGACGGAAAAGTGTTCGTAACCAGTGTCGAAGGGCCCAACAAAGAAACCTTTCATACGCTCTGCTTCGATTTGAACAGCGGAGAGGAATTGTGGCGGCGCAGTGTCGAAAATTCGACTCCGGTTCCCAATAGCTACTACGTCAGTCGAGCCGCCCCGACGCCGGCGGTCGATCAAGGCCGGGTGATGGTCCTGTTCGAAAGTGGGGACTGTGTGGCCTACGATCATGCGGGCGACCTGCTTTGGCAGCGAGCCTTCAGCAAAGACAACGGTCCGCTGACTGCGGAATTTGGGTTGGGGGCGTCTCCCTGTCAGACGGAATCTAAGTTGTTTGTTTTGCTGGAACCGGAAGTCGATGGCGTTTTGCTGGCGATCGATAAGGTGACCGGCAAAACGGTCTGGCAAACGCCGCGTAAGCCGCGCAAAAGCTGGAGCTCGCCCGCGGTGCTTAAAATCGGAGAAAGCACGCAGGTGGTGGTCAGCTCTGACGGGACCGTCGATGGTTTTGATGCCGAAACCGGCGACCTGCTGTGGACCTTTGACGACATTGGTGGAAATACGGCCACCACCCCGATCGATATTGGTGAGGGGCGATTTCTGGTCGGGGCGTCGCCCGGCAGGAATGGCGAAAAGTCCAAATTCTCGCCCGATTCCAATGGGATGCTGCAGGTCTCTTTGCAAGGCGGGAAGTGGACGGTGCAGCGAAAGTGGGCCGCAACGGGCGCAACGCCAAGCTGGGCGTCGCCCATCGTCCACCAAGGTCTGGCTTATTGGATCAACCGGGCCGGAGTCGTTTACTGCTTTGACGTTGCCAGTGGTGAAAAGGTTTACACCGAGCGTTCGCCGCAGTCGGCGTGGGCAACCCCCGTCGGCATCGGGGACCGGATCTATTTGTTCGGCAAAGAGGGCCTGGTGACCGTGCTGGCTGCCGGGCGGGAATTCAAGGTGTTGGCGGAAAATGAGACCTGGAACGACGAAACGCTCCCCGCCGAAGCCCCGTTAAGCACCGAAGAACCGACCGAGGAACGTCGTCGCGCGGCCGCAATGTTCGCCCGCCCAACGCTGTACGGGGTCGCCATCGCCGATGGCAAAATCGTGATGCGAGTCGGAAACGCCTTGTTTTGTGCAGAAGCGACTGAATAG
- a CDS encoding GspE/PulE family protein has protein sequence MSGTTKDFTDILLKEGVISLDQLSESERVAADARLSVGEALVKLEYASPEEVAQATAKFHHVPYVDLRERKIPEHIIELIPESVARENMVLPFDEEDGTLRVLLADPFDLETTEKLRFILNKKIETAMAPVQSIQEAINQYYGQVEGESADSMLQEFTDTAIDFTETSDADDTGGDDGDMDENSPPVVRLVHLMIQEAVQLRASDIHVEPFEERIRIRYRIDGVCVERDSPPRRMLGSLVSRIKILAKMDISERRRPQDGRIKITVGDKELDLRVSIIPTNHGQSVVMRLLDKDNIKVGTRQLGLAERDFRNFNSLIKRPNGIILVTGPTGSGKTTTLYASLNALNRPDRKIITAEDPVEYYLPGINQVEVKHNIGLDFALIIRSMLRQAPNIILVGEMRDTETASMGIQASLTGHLVFSTLHTNDAPSAITRMVDIGVPGYLVASSVIAVLAQRLVRTICPRCKQSYKPPQSVIDDAGLPPELVAHAEFAKGKGCSYCQRSGYRGRLGIYELMMVTSGIREMMFKAAPTQEIREKAIEQGMTTLYADGMRKVLRGITTFDEVYRVAKRTEQDHLAMRHLIEELN, from the coding sequence ATGAGCGGCACAACAAAGGACTTTACCGACATTCTCCTCAAAGAGGGCGTCATCAGCCTGGACCAGTTGAGTGAATCGGAACGAGTTGCCGCGGATGCTCGACTGAGCGTTGGGGAAGCCCTGGTCAAACTGGAGTACGCCTCGCCGGAAGAAGTGGCGCAGGCTACCGCAAAATTTCACCATGTTCCTTACGTTGACCTGCGAGAAAGGAAGATTCCCGAGCATATCATCGAACTGATCCCCGAATCGGTCGCTCGAGAAAACATGGTTTTGCCCTTCGATGAAGAAGATGGGACCCTGCGGGTTTTGCTAGCCGACCCGTTCGATTTGGAAACGACCGAAAAACTGCGGTTTATCCTGAATAAAAAGATCGAAACGGCGATGGCCCCCGTGCAGTCGATCCAGGAAGCAATCAACCAGTATTACGGTCAGGTCGAAGGTGAATCGGCTGACTCGATGTTGCAAGAGTTCACCGATACCGCGATCGACTTCACCGAAACCTCCGATGCCGATGATACGGGGGGTGACGATGGGGACATGGACGAAAATTCACCACCGGTCGTCCGTTTGGTCCACTTGATGATCCAGGAAGCCGTCCAGTTGCGGGCTTCCGACATCCATGTGGAGCCCTTTGAGGAACGGATTCGGATCCGCTATCGCATCGATGGCGTCTGTGTGGAGCGTGATAGCCCCCCCAGGCGAATGTTGGGGAGCCTTGTTTCCCGCATTAAAATTCTCGCCAAGATGGATATCTCGGAACGGCGACGCCCCCAGGATGGTCGAATCAAAATCACCGTTGGGGATAAAGAACTGGACCTTCGAGTCAGTATTATTCCGACCAACCACGGCCAGTCGGTCGTGATGCGGCTGTTGGACAAGGACAACATTAAGGTCGGAACCCGGCAGTTAGGGTTGGCCGAGCGGGACTTCCGAAACTTCAACTCGCTGATCAAAAGGCCTAACGGCATCATCCTGGTCACAGGCCCCACGGGGTCGGGGAAAACGACCACGCTCTATGCGTCGTTGAACGCCCTCAACCGTCCCGACCGCAAGATCATCACCGCGGAGGACCCGGTCGAATACTACCTGCCGGGGATCAATCAGGTCGAAGTGAAGCACAATATCGGCTTGGACTTCGCCCTCATTATTCGCTCGATGTTGCGGCAGGCTCCCAATATCATCCTGGTCGGAGAGATGCGTGATACCGAGACCGCATCGATGGGAATCCAGGCCAGTCTGACTGGACACTTGGTATTCAGTACCCTGCACACGAACGATGCGCCCAGTGCCATCACTCGAATGGTGGACATCGGTGTACCTGGCTACCTGGTGGCAAGCAGCGTCATTGCGGTCCTTGCCCAGCGTCTGGTCCGGACGATTTGCCCCCGCTGCAAACAGTCATACAAGCCCCCCCAAAGCGTTATCGACGATGCGGGGCTCCCGCCGGAACTGGTCGCCCATGCCGAGTTCGCTAAGGGGAAAGGTTGCAGCTATTGCCAGCGCAGCGGATACCGCGGTCGTTTGGGCATTTACGAACTGATGATGGTGACCAGTGGGATCCGCGAAATGATGTTCAAGGCGGCCCCTACCCAGGAAATCCGCGAAAAGGCGATTGAGCAAGGAATGACCACTCTTTACGCCGACGGAATGCGCAAGGTTTTACGTGGAATCACCACCTTTGACGAGGTTTACCGAGTGGCTAAACGGACCGAGCAGGACCATTTGGCAATGAGGCATCTGATCGAAGAACTGAATTAG
- a CDS encoding type IV pilus twitching motility protein PilT: MATVLIDKLLAAAVKQGVSDIHIVVGQPPVFRMDGRMRKLETKILENEDTVGLMKSITPERCQRELQETGSADFGFAFGDMARFRVSVFKQRGSISMVLRQIPNDKLTPEQLGLPESVVKLVMRPRGLFLVTGPTGSGKSTTLASLVNLINETHDHHIITIEDPIEFYHEHKKSTVNQREVGVDVPSFAEAIRRALRQDPDVILVGELRDLETIEAAISAAETGHIVFGTLHTNSAQGTVNRVIDAFPGNLQDQIRTQLASSLIGVVAQTLLPRIGGGRVAAYEVLVVTPGIGNLIRENKTFRINSAIQTGAKLGMQLMDDALFKLWNEEKCTVEEVLSKAQRPDDLAKRIVQARRGVIDEPEVLGDD, encoded by the coding sequence ATGGCAACGGTGCTGATCGACAAACTGCTGGCGGCTGCTGTGAAGCAGGGCGTTAGCGATATTCACATTGTCGTCGGCCAGCCGCCCGTGTTCCGCATGGACGGTCGGATGCGGAAGCTGGAAACGAAGATTCTCGAAAACGAGGACACGGTCGGCTTGATGAAAAGCATCACGCCTGAACGTTGCCAGCGAGAGTTGCAGGAAACGGGGAGTGCTGACTTCGGGTTCGCCTTTGGGGATATGGCTCGATTTCGAGTCTCGGTCTTCAAGCAACGCGGCTCGATTTCGATGGTGCTGCGACAGATTCCGAATGACAAATTGACTCCGGAGCAACTTGGGTTGCCCGAATCGGTGGTCAAGTTGGTGATGCGTCCGCGTGGGCTGTTCTTGGTGACAGGTCCGACCGGTAGCGGTAAGAGTACGACGTTGGCCAGTTTGGTCAATTTGATCAACGAAACCCACGACCATCACATCATCACGATCGAAGACCCGATCGAATTTTATCACGAACATAAAAAGAGCACGGTCAACCAGCGTGAAGTCGGCGTGGACGTCCCCAGTTTCGCCGAAGCGATTCGTCGAGCTTTGCGACAGGACCCCGACGTGATTCTGGTCGGGGAATTGCGTGACTTGGAAACGATTGAAGCGGCCATTAGTGCTGCGGAAACGGGACACATCGTGTTTGGCACCTTGCACACCAATAGTGCACAGGGAACGGTCAACCGTGTGATCGACGCGTTTCCCGGGAATCTGCAAGACCAGATTCGAACCCAGTTGGCTAGTTCGCTGATCGGCGTGGTGGCTCAGACGTTGTTGCCGCGGATCGGCGGAGGACGTGTGGCGGCTTACGAAGTGCTGGTCGTGACGCCCGGTATCGGTAACCTGATTCGCGAGAACAAGACATTCCGGATCAACAGTGCGATTCAAACCGGTGCCAAGCTGGGAATGCAGTTGATGGATGACGCGTTATTTAAATTATGGAACGAAGAGAAATGCACCGTCGAAGAAGTGCTTAGCAAAGCCCAGAGGCCAGATGACCTGGCCAAACGGATCGTGCAAGCACGGCGCGGCGTTATCGACGAGCCCGAAGTGTTAGGAGACGATTAA
- a CDS encoding GspE/PulE family protein: protein MAVRKIGQILVDLGFITDEQLEAMLQEQQQQPGTLLGKIAEDMGLVTDEQLVQGLAEQMRMQTIDLSEITLPEDLLEKITETMAQLYRVIPVKFENNTLTLATCDPQNLTIQDELRTFLGYEIRMVVSTEREILQAIGRFYDSDTESVEKLVSELAEDDELKSAVEALTSDKFSLTDAEALADSAPVRKLLNMVLLLAIKDQASDVHFEPFEDEFRIRIKAEGVLYEMVPPPRHLAFAITTRIKVMASLDIAERRMPQDGRIELTLGGHPVDLRVSVLPTIFGESVVMRILDRSVVDLSLENVGMDDHTLQGFRKAIDRPNGIVLVTGPTGSGKTTTLYSALTELNDPADKLITTEDPVEYDIDGIVQIPIDHKSGVTFASCLRAILRQDPDTILVGEIRDLETAEIAIQASLTGHLVFSTLHTNDAAATVTRLKDMGIQTFMICATVEAILAQRLVRRVCTKCREPAKPSRDMLFELGLKQEDVEGKEYYRGGGCDACNNTGYKGRVGLFELMVMNDTIRELIMANASTDEIREQAISDGMIALRNFGMGLAEAGVTSLEEVVRETIQEA, encoded by the coding sequence ATGGCCGTGCGTAAAATTGGACAAATCCTGGTCGACCTTGGGTTTATTACCGACGAGCAACTGGAAGCGATGCTGCAGGAACAGCAGCAGCAACCAGGGACTCTGCTCGGCAAGATCGCTGAGGACATGGGCCTGGTCACCGACGAACAGTTGGTGCAGGGTCTGGCCGAACAGATGCGGATGCAGACGATCGATCTGAGTGAGATCACGCTGCCGGAAGATCTGTTGGAAAAGATCACCGAAACGATGGCTCAGTTGTACCGCGTGATTCCGGTCAAATTTGAGAACAACACGCTGACTTTGGCGACCTGTGACCCTCAGAATCTGACGATTCAGGACGAACTTCGGACCTTCCTTGGTTACGAAATTCGCATGGTCGTATCGACCGAACGCGAAATCCTGCAAGCGATTGGACGGTTTTACGACAGCGATACCGAAAGTGTCGAAAAACTGGTTTCCGAACTGGCCGAAGATGACGAACTGAAGTCGGCCGTCGAAGCCCTGACCAGTGACAAGTTCAGTTTGACCGATGCTGAGGCCCTGGCCGATTCGGCCCCGGTTCGCAAACTGCTGAACATGGTTCTGCTGTTGGCGATTAAGGACCAGGCAAGCGACGTCCACTTTGAACCGTTCGAAGACGAATTTCGGATTCGAATCAAAGCGGAAGGGGTGCTGTACGAAATGGTCCCGCCGCCGCGTCACTTGGCGTTTGCGATCACCACTCGAATCAAGGTGATGGCCAGCCTGGACATTGCCGAACGCCGGATGCCGCAGGACGGCCGGATCGAATTGACGCTGGGGGGACACCCTGTGGACCTTCGCGTCAGCGTGCTTCCGACGATTTTCGGCGAAAGCGTCGTCATGCGTATTTTGGACCGCTCGGTCGTTGACCTCAGTCTGGAAAACGTCGGGATGGACGACCATACGCTTCAGGGATTCCGCAAAGCGATCGATCGTCCCAATGGAATTGTGTTGGTGACTGGGCCGACCGGTAGCGGTAAAACGACCACGCTCTATTCCGCGTTGACGGAATTGAACGACCCTGCAGACAAATTGATCACGACCGAAGACCCGGTGGAATACGACATCGACGGGATCGTTCAGATTCCTATCGATCATAAGAGCGGAGTCACGTTTGCCAGTTGCTTGCGAGCGATTTTGCGACAGGACCCGGACACGATTTTGGTCGGCGAGATCCGCGACTTGGAAACGGCCGAAATCGCCATCCAAGCATCGCTGACCGGTCACTTGGTGTTCAGCACATTGCACACAAACGATGCGGCCGCGACGGTCACTCGCTTAAAGGACATGGGGATTCAGACCTTCATGATCTGTGCCACGGTCGAAGCCATTTTGGCTCAGCGTTTGGTTCGGCGTGTCTGCACCAAATGCCGCGAACCAGCCAAACCTAGCCGCGACATGTTGTTCGAACTGGGGCTGAAACAAGAAGACGTCGAAGGCAAAGAATACTACCGAGGCGGCGGCTGTGATGCTTGCAACAACACGGGCTATAAGGGCCGAGTCGGTTTGTTCGAACTGATGGTGATGAACGATACGATCCGCGAATTGATCATGGCAAACGCTTCCACCGACGAAATTCGCGAGCAAGCGATTTCCGACGGCATGATCGCCCTTCGCAACTTTGGGATGGGCTTGGCCGAAGCCGGGGTCACCAGCCTAGAAGAAGTCGTACGAGAAACGATCCAAGAAGCGTAG
- a CDS encoding type II secretion system F family protein, whose product MPTFQFEAMDATGQEVRDEIDAPSEEEAQTTIRSMGYFVTKISLKKVAASKSTGGKKKKGFSLGKAKTKHVCAFTRQLSILQDAGLPILRSLTILENNQKPGKLKSALQDVCEEIEGGSTLSEAMSKSPKVFSRLYVNMIKAGEAGGALETILQRLADFLERAESLKRKVKGAMIYPSVVVTVAILILVFIMVFIVPTFQEMFEEFELDLPAPTVLLIAIAEYLAKFWFLLLLIPLGMMILIKLLRKFRHGRMGFDQFMIKIPVIGGLVEKNILARTTRTLGTLISSGVPILEALNITRETSGNAMFERLFSRVSDAIRQGEVISKPLAENSVPGFHPMALLFWGIAGAFPGLMMLSIALTSRYTSLGEDPTMVQTLYAISGGMIGLGTVIAGLLYMMKYKQRVVDDLVVNMVDVGEETGELDTMLYKVADTYDEEVRTLTDGLLAMMEPIMIVFLGLAVGFIVISLFMPLVGLISGLG is encoded by the coding sequence ATGCCAACTTTTCAATTCGAAGCGATGGACGCAACGGGACAAGAGGTCCGTGACGAAATCGATGCGCCATCCGAAGAGGAAGCGCAAACAACCATCCGGTCGATGGGCTACTTCGTTACCAAGATCTCTTTGAAAAAGGTTGCGGCGTCCAAATCGACCGGAGGGAAAAAGAAGAAAGGCTTTTCGCTTGGCAAAGCAAAAACAAAACATGTCTGTGCGTTCACTCGCCAGTTATCGATCCTGCAGGATGCAGGTCTGCCGATTCTGCGAAGTCTGACGATCCTGGAAAACAACCAGAAACCGGGCAAGCTGAAATCGGCTTTGCAGGATGTCTGCGAAGAGATCGAAGGGGGATCGACGCTGAGTGAAGCGATGAGCAAATCGCCGAAGGTCTTCTCGCGGTTGTATGTCAATATGATCAAGGCAGGGGAGGCTGGGGGGGCTCTGGAAACGATCCTTCAACGTCTGGCTGACTTTTTGGAGCGAGCCGAATCGCTCAAGCGAAAAGTAAAAGGGGCGATGATTTATCCTTCGGTGGTGGTCACCGTGGCGATTTTGATCCTGGTTTTCATCATGGTCTTTATTGTTCCTACCTTTCAGGAAATGTTCGAAGAGTTCGAACTTGATCTGCCCGCACCGACGGTGTTGTTGATCGCGATTGCTGAATACCTTGCCAAGTTCTGGTTCCTGTTGCTGTTGATTCCGCTGGGGATGATGATCCTGATCAAGTTGCTCCGTAAGTTCCGGCACGGGCGGATGGGCTTCGATCAATTCATGATCAAGATTCCGGTGATCGGGGGCTTGGTCGAAAAGAACATTTTGGCTCGAACAACGCGAACGCTGGGGACATTGATCAGCAGTGGTGTCCCCATTTTGGAAGCCTTGAACATCACGCGTGAAACGTCGGGCAATGCGATGTTCGAACGGCTTTTCTCTCGGGTCAGTGATGCGATTCGGCAGGGGGAAGTGATCAGTAAACCGCTGGCTGAAAACAGCGTTCCCGGATTCCATCCGATGGCCCTGCTGTTTTGGGGCATTGCCGGTGCGTTCCCAGGATTGATGATGCTGTCGATCGCTTTGACTTCGCGTTACACCTCGCTGGGCGAAGACCCGACGATGGTGCAGACGCTGTACGCGATCAGCGGCGGGATGATCGGTCTGGGGACCGTGATCGCCGGATTGCTTTACATGATGAAATACAAACAACGTGTCGTCGACGACTTGGTCGTCAACATGGTGGACGTCGGTGAAGAGACCGGCGAACTGGATACCATGCTTTACAAAGTTGCCGACACGTATGACGAAGAAGTCCGCACGTTGACCGATGGTCTGTTGGCCATGATGGAACCGATCATGATCGTGTTCCTTGGGCTGGCCGTCGGATTTATCGTGATCAGCCTGTTTATGCCGCTGGTCGGATTGATTAGTGGACTTGGTTAA
- a CDS encoding type II secretion system protein, giving the protein MNRLLYLSRPLPVRPSQTGQTRLRSGFTLVEILVVITIIGILAGLILPAINGALKTAKATSIKMEIEEIDRGLANYATQHGDLPPDGSSWIVMNRHLNKAFPRLSAVDRTLLYNMCHEPDVAASQNPSGSTFYPTAIDRAEAIVLFLGGLSDDESRPFTGPGGPFQYVGSGVTVDPGSYQYNTDRSSPSANLEVSQMTITPLPTPTAAVSLTNRVLSDDGDPIPAYIPSAGAVPLLYFDSRTYGYISDAADYNGYVYGGTEGAGQIRPYKTNLTPPGASTYTAANVAEALGWRNPDTYQIISAGLDNNYGTIVGPTASTLTPPAYWLAETGQLMICDTSATSGTSMLASVNGFQERSVDGSVTENGHLDNITNFNTQVRMEDNLEE; this is encoded by the coding sequence ATGAATCGCCTCCTCTACTTATCCCGGCCGCTCCCGGTTCGTCCGTCCCAGACAGGGCAGACGCGACTTCGCTCCGGTTTCACCTTGGTAGAAATCTTGGTGGTGATCACGATCATCGGAATCTTGGCTGGATTGATCTTGCCAGCGATCAACGGAGCTCTGAAGACGGCGAAGGCGACCTCGATCAAAATGGAGATTGAAGAGATCGATCGCGGGCTGGCTAACTATGCGACCCAACATGGTGATTTGCCTCCCGACGGAAGCAGCTGGATCGTCATGAACCGGCATTTGAATAAGGCGTTTCCTCGTCTGTCGGCGGTTGATCGCACGTTGCTGTACAACATGTGCCATGAACCGGATGTGGCTGCCAGTCAAAATCCATCGGGGTCGACGTTTTATCCGACCGCGATCGATCGCGCTGAAGCGATTGTGCTGTTCTTGGGTGGGTTGAGCGACGATGAATCGCGTCCGTTCACCGGACCAGGTGGTCCCTTCCAGTACGTTGGCAGCGGTGTGACCGTGGACCCTGGCAGTTATCAGTACAACACCGATCGCAGCAGTCCTTCGGCGAACCTGGAAGTGAGTCAAATGACGATCACGCCTCTGCCAACTCCGACGGCAGCGGTAAGCCTAACGAACCGTGTCCTGTCCGATGATGGCGATCCTATTCCTGCCTACATTCCTTCAGCCGGCGCGGTTCCTCTGTTGTACTTCGATAGTCGTACTTACGGTTACATCAGCGATGCGGCGGATTACAACGGCTATGTCTACGGCGGCACCGAGGGTGCGGGGCAGATTCGTCCTTACAAAACCAATTTGACGCCACCCGGAGCATCGACCTATACGGCTGCAAATGTTGCTGAAGCTTTGGGCTGGAGAAACCCCGATACCTACCAAATCATTTCGGCAGGTTTGGATAACAACTACGGAACGATCGTGGGGCCAACCGCCTCGACGTTGACTCCGCCGGCTTACTGGCTCGCGGAAACCGGGCAGCTGATGATCTGCGATACCAGTGCAACAAGTGGTACCAGCATGTTGGCCAGCGTGAATGGTTTTCAGGAACGCAGTGTCGACGGTTCGGTGACGGAAAACGGTCACCTGGACAACATCACGAACTTTAATACCCAAGTCCGTATGGAAGACAACCTAGAGGAGTAG
- a CDS encoding type II secretion system protein, whose protein sequence is MFIHRSRRRAFTLVELLVTMAVLTILVGMVTAALASVNSDARRARCETQLTAINAMLQARLETYLTQRIRVNPTPPYQHFLPYSARARMLLVRDQMRMELPDRKNDLMFGPVSVQSYVQTRRGAATTREDFTAPDHQQLMYRRIIARFRGNALTPTTWHLGWTEQNEASECLYLILAATTVGGKSGLEIVRKDQIGDTDGDLVPEILDPWGVPIAWIRWPAGYWLTYALRNEWNGATAADRTAAIQAKKQILGEDQFDMLYVDWRNFDRNTSATGDDDSTDDTFNMPPLVVSAGPDGEFDLMLRSPGHGDPINFATMPSPAAPTPYATPYYYPDPYPRNYHGATDPSYGVDYIGDSDVFASTKTEGWLGAYYDANGNGYDESADNIYSVRAQ, encoded by the coding sequence ATGTTCATCCACCGCTCACGACGCCGCGCGTTTACGCTCGTCGAATTGCTGGTCACGATGGCGGTCTTAACCATTCTGGTTGGAATGGTGACCGCCGCGCTTGCCAGTGTGAATTCGGACGCTCGACGAGCACGATGCGAGACTCAGCTGACGGCGATCAACGCCATGCTACAGGCTCGGCTGGAGACCTATTTGACGCAGCGGATCCGGGTAAACCCCACACCGCCATACCAGCACTTTTTGCCATATTCGGCCCGCGCCCGAATGCTGTTGGTTCGCGACCAGATGCGGATGGAGTTGCCCGATCGTAAGAACGATCTGATGTTCGGACCGGTGAGCGTGCAGTCGTACGTGCAGACACGCCGCGGTGCAGCTACCACACGTGAGGATTTTACGGCGCCGGATCATCAACAGCTAATGTACCGTCGAATCATCGCTCGGTTCCGAGGAAACGCACTAACTCCAACGACTTGGCACCTGGGTTGGACGGAGCAGAACGAAGCGAGCGAGTGTCTGTATTTGATACTGGCCGCAACGACTGTCGGTGGTAAATCGGGTTTGGAAATTGTCCGTAAGGATCAGATCGGTGACACCGACGGAGACTTGGTGCCGGAAATTTTAGATCCATGGGGCGTCCCGATCGCATGGATTCGCTGGCCGGCTGGATACTGGCTGACGTATGCCCTACGCAACGAGTGGAATGGAGCGACGGCTGCAGATCGCACCGCTGCCATTCAGGCTAAGAAGCAAATTCTTGGCGAAGACCAGTTCGACATGCTGTACGTCGATTGGCGCAATTTCGATCGCAACACGTCGGCTACGGGCGATGATGACAGCACCGATGATACCTTTAACATGCCACCATTGGTCGTCTCTGCCGGTCCCGACGGCGAGTTCGATTTGATGCTTCGCAGCCCTGGGCACGGCGACCCAATCAATTTTGCAACCATGCCATCCCCTGCGGCACCGACTCCCTATGCGACACCCTATTACTACCCCGATCCTTACCCAAGGAATTATCACGGGGCGACCGATCCATCCTATGGCGTCGACTATATCGGTGACAGCGATGTCTTCGCTTCGACAAAAACAGAAGGCTGGTTGGGTGCGTATTACGATGCGAACGGCAACGGCTACGATGAATCGGCTGACAACATCTACAGTGTGAGGGCCCAATGA